CCGCACGGGCCCGGCCCGGCGCTGACGCCGTGGCCGTGCATCCGGTCGCCTGGCTCGACACCCTCGGCCCGCACTTCACAGCGTATGCGTGAGGATTCAGTGGGCGTCCTTCACCACGTTGACGAGGTCCTCGCCGGCCACGTAGCGGCGCACCTGTGCGTTGACCAGCGCGAAGGCTCGTGGGCCGGACTGCGCGATCGAGCCGGCGGCGTGCGGGGTGATGATCAGGTTCGGCGCGTTCCACAGCGGGTGATCGGCAGGCAGGGGCTCCGGCTCCATCACGTCCAGGGCGGCGCGCAGCCGCCCGGACGTCAGTTCCGCGAGCAGTGCCGAGGTGTCGACGACCTTGCCGCGCGCCACGTTGACCAGCAGGGCGCCGTCGGGCATCCGGGAGAGGAACTCTGCGTCGACGAGCCCGGTCGTGTCCGACGTGAGCGGAACGGTCAGCACCACCACGTCGGCCTCGGGCAGCAGGCCCGGCAGCTCCGACGTCGCGTGGATGCCGTCCCGTGCCGTGTGCGCCACGAGCACGGGAACGGCGTCGAAGCTCCGCAGGCGGCGCGCGGTCTGCTCGCCGAGGTCACCGGCGCCGATGATCAGGACGCGCTTGTCGCGCAGGTCGTCGGCCTCCATCGGGTCCCACCGGCCCTGTCGCTGCGCTTCACCGAAGTGGGGCAGCCGACGCAGCGTGGCCAGGACGACGGCCAGGACCAGTTCGGCGACGGCCGAGCCGTGCACCCCACGCGCGCTGCACAGGGTCACGCCGTCCGGGACGTGCTCGAGGATGTCCTCCACGCCGGCACTCGTCAGCTGGGTGACCTCGAGCTTCGGCATGGCCGCGAACTTCCCGGCGAGGTTGGTGGAGTCCTCGACCTGCGGCACCCAGAAGACGGTCTCTGCCAGGCGCTCGGGCTTGTCGCCCTCGCCGTCCCAGACGATCACCTCGACCTCATCGGGAAGGGCTCCGAGGAGATTCCGGGCATTCGGGTCGGGTACGCATACGACAGTCATTTTGTCAGTGTAAACATTCCCTTGACGAGGCAGGGCTATGGTGAAAACAGGACTTCTACAGAACTGAGAAATTCATCCACGGCGGCGGGAAACACCCCCTGCCGGTGGATCAGCCGTGCACGTCAGTGCGGTTTCGAAGGCAGAACCGAACTTCTACAGGAGACTCGTCATGGCCATCAAGCAACTCACCTATCCCCACCAGGAGCCGGAGTTCACCGGCGAGGACACCCGGCTCCGCAACTGGGCCAGGAACTCCCGACTGGGCCCGCCCGGCTCCGTTGTCGCTCCGGCCACCGAGGCGGAGCTGTGCGACTTCCTGTCCACCAGTGACGGCCGGGTCCGGATGATCGGGAGCCGGATGTCGCCCGGCAGGATGATCGAGGTCGCGGACGGGGCCGGCACGCTCCTGGACCTCAGCAGGCTGAGCGGCCTGATCTCCAGCACCGATGACACCGCGACCTTCGCCGGCTCGACCTCCCTGGCCGAGGTGTACGCGTTCCTCACCGCGCGAGGGCAGATGCTGGACGCCTCACCCGGGGTGATCGCCGAGCAGACGCTGGCCGGCGCCCTGTCCACCGGAACCCATGGTCAAGGCCTGCAGCAGAGCTCGATCGCCGGCGCCGCGCTGGCCATCCGCATGGTGCTGGCCGACGGCACGGTCGCGGAGTTCGACCAGAACCACCCGGACTTCCCCGCCGTCCAGCTCGGCCTCGGCTCCCTGGGCGTGATCACCGCCGTGACATTGCGTGCACGGGAGTCGATGATCTACACCTGCGTGAAGAAGGCCATCGATGCGGGCACGCTCGAGACGGACCTGGAAGCCTGGAATCGGGAGAACATCCTGGTCAAGGCGTGGTGGTTCCCCCAGGAGAACCAGGTCCAGGTGTGGACCGCCAACGAGGCGTCCGACGACGAGGTGTCGCGGTACCGGGCCGGCGGCAGTCAGCTCGTGGAGTACGCGACGACCGATACGTCCATGAACAGCACGATCGAGGCAACGCTGCAGCACCTCCGCGACGACAGCAAGGGTGTCGCCGACAACGGCAAGTCGCTCCGCACGGTGTCGCGTTTCCGGGACTTCACCGATGTCACGGGTGACATCTACCAGGTGTTCTGCAAGGGGATCGCGACTCCCCAGATCAACGTGGAGATCGGCATCCCGCTCGCCCGGGCCGGAGCGGTGATCAGGAAGATCAAGGACTGGCATGCGGAGACCCGCCCCCGCATGCACTACCCGGTGATCCTGCGCTGCACCGGCGCGTCCGAGGGATGGCTGAGCCCGTCCAACGGCCAGGACACCTGCTACTTCGGCTTCGTGGTCTACTACGCGGCCGACGGTTCGCTGTCCGAGGAGGGCGACAGCTTCCTCCGGGCCGTGGAGCGGGCCCTCGCCGAGGAGGGCGGCCGTCCGCACTGGGGCAAGTACTTCGACGAGTCTCTCTACGACTGGCCGGCGCTCTACCCCCAGTGGGAAGCGTTCCTCCGGGTGCGCGAGACGCTGGACCCGGAGCACAGGTTCGCGAACGCCTTCACCGATGCGCTCCTCGACTGACCCGACCCGCCCACTAGGACAGGAGCACCACCGATGAATGCCTGGGTGACCTTGCTGACTCAACCCGACTACCTGATCGGGGTTCGGACGCTGCGGGCGTCGCTCGCGGCCTCCGGCAGCACCGCCCCCCTCGTGGTCATGGTGACCGAGGGGATCGACGAGCAGGCCCGGCGCCTCCTGTTGGACGACGGGTGCCTCCTGCGCGACGTGACACCGCTGCGTCCCGCCGGGGGATCGGCCGACAGCTACGCCAACGCCCGGTTCGCGGAGGTGTGGACCAAGCTGGCCGTGTGGGGCCTCACGGAGTTCGAGCGCGTCGTCTTCCTGGACGCCGACATGCTGGTCACCCGGAACATGGACGAGCTATTCTCACTGGACCTGCCCGACGGCGTCATCGCCGCCTGCCACGCCTGCCGGTGCAACCCGAACCGGATCGCGAGCTATCCGCCGAGCTGGACACCCGAGACCTGCTTCTACACGCACTGCCGGGGCGGAGACCACGTCACCGAACCGGGCGCGACGGACAACTACCTGAACGGCGGCTTCCTCGTGCTGGCGCCCGACGAGGCCGTGTTCACCGACATGGTGGGGCAGCTGGCAGGCGTGGACGATCTGTCGCACTATCCGTTCGCGGAACAGGACTTCCTCAACGAGTACTACCGCGACCGCTGGCGTCCGCTGCCCTACGTGTACAACGCGCTGAAGACCCTGCAGCACCAGCACCCCGCGGTCTGGGATCCGGCGTCGGTGAAGAACATCCACTACATCATCGACAAGCCGTGGGCGAAGCCGCTCGACTCCACCGATCGGTACGTCGAGGTGAACCGGCTCTGGTGGGAAATGGCAGAGACTCTGGGCGCACCCGTCGGCTTCTGACCCCGCGACGAAGTGCTCAGTCCCGACCCCGCTACCCCTATAGGAGTTCGCACCCGCTGGATTTCGCGTCACCAGGATGTGCGTCCGCATGGCGGTATCCGGTCCTCTTCGAGTTGTCGCCGCCAACAGCGCATATGACAGTTTTTGGTGGTATGGCAAGATCGCTGAGTCCTTCGGGTGCCCGTGCCCGGGGGCGAGATCTAAACTTGAACCTCACCTGCGCCCGCCTGGTTAGCCAGCCGATTGGTGGTTGCCTAGCCCGAAAAACCTTTCGAAGAACGTGCCGAGCTTCCCAAGAACACGGTCTTTCTTCTCTCCATGGCCTCCGTCCGACCCGAATCTCGAAACCGGCGGCAACACCTTGGTGATGGCAGTGCCGCTCTTTCTGATTTCACCGTCTCGGAAGGCCGTTTCGATGAACGAACGCGTCTCATCCGCTTTAAGGTTCTCTTGCTCGACAATCGCATTGAGCTCTGCGGCCCGGCGGGCGGCGACGTAGGCCGCCCACTGCTCGTCGATATCTCCGCTGGCAGAGATGGAGTCTACGAAATCCTCGACCAAGTCCTTCTTATTGCGCAGGCTCGGGCTCGCGTCGATCGCGTGCGAGATCGTCACCCGGATGTCGCGGTCTTCGCCGTCGCCGGTAGCCTCGCGGAACTTCTGAACGAGCATCAGGATGTAATCGACGTTGATCTCGACCTGTTTGATCAGCTCGATCTCGAAGACGACGTCATCGACAATCGACTCCTTATCGGTGTCCTTGCGCTTGCGGAACTCGGCGTACAGGTCGAGGTAGACGCTGCGGTAGTCCTGGCCTTGGCGGTCGGTCAGGATCTCATTTCCAATGAAATCGTCGAACGAGCTCAAGATGTTCTGCAGGCGCAGGATCTGACCGAACAGCGCGATGAAGGTTTTCGGCGCCGATTCGCCGATGATCGGCTGCCCCAGCGGGAACTGGGCCACAAGTTCCCGCACGAGCTCTGAATACGTGTCGTAGTACTCGGCGTACGGCTTGAGAAGTACGACGCTCTTTGCATCCTTATTACCGAAGAGTGCGATGGCCTCGTTGGTTTCCTCTTCGAGGTCACGGAAACTGACAATGTTACCGTAGGTTTTGACCGAGTTGAGGATGCGGTTGGTCCGGGAGAACGCCTGGATAAGACCGTGGTTCACAAGCCGTTTGTCGACAAAGAGTGTGTTGAGCGTGGTGGCGTCGAAGCCGGTCAAGAACATGTTGACCACGATGACAAGGTCAAGTTCGCGGTTTTTCAGGCGTAGCGACAGATCCTTG
This genomic interval from Arthrobacter agilis contains the following:
- a CDS encoding glycosyltransferase family 8 protein, whose product is MTLLTQPDYLIGVRTLRASLAASGSTAPLVVMVTEGIDEQARRLLLDDGCLLRDVTPLRPAGGSADSYANARFAEVWTKLAVWGLTEFERVVFLDADMLVTRNMDELFSLDLPDGVIAACHACRCNPNRIASYPPSWTPETCFYTHCRGGDHVTEPGATDNYLNGGFLVLAPDEAVFTDMVGQLAGVDDLSHYPFAEQDFLNEYYRDRWRPLPYVYNALKTLQHQHPAVWDPASVKNIHYIIDKPWAKPLDSTDRYVEVNRLWWEMAETLGAPVGF
- a CDS encoding D-arabinono-1,4-lactone oxidase; the protein is MAIKQLTYPHQEPEFTGEDTRLRNWARNSRLGPPGSVVAPATEAELCDFLSTSDGRVRMIGSRMSPGRMIEVADGAGTLLDLSRLSGLISSTDDTATFAGSTSLAEVYAFLTARGQMLDASPGVIAEQTLAGALSTGTHGQGLQQSSIAGAALAIRMVLADGTVAEFDQNHPDFPAVQLGLGSLGVITAVTLRARESMIYTCVKKAIDAGTLETDLEAWNRENILVKAWWFPQENQVQVWTANEASDDEVSRYRAGGSQLVEYATTDTSMNSTIEATLQHLRDDSKGVADNGKSLRTVSRFRDFTDVTGDIYQVFCKGIATPQINVEIGIPLARAGAVIRKIKDWHAETRPRMHYPVILRCTGASEGWLSPSNGQDTCYFGFVVYYAADGSLSEEGDSFLRAVERALAEEGGRPHWGKYFDESLYDWPALYPQWEAFLRVRETLDPEHRFANAFTDALLD
- a CDS encoding 2-hydroxyacid dehydrogenase gives rise to the protein MTVVCVPDPNARNLLGALPDEVEVIVWDGEGDKPERLAETVFWVPQVEDSTNLAGKFAAMPKLEVTQLTSAGVEDILEHVPDGVTLCSARGVHGSAVAELVLAVVLATLRRLPHFGEAQRQGRWDPMEADDLRDKRVLIIGAGDLGEQTARRLRSFDAVPVLVAHTARDGIHATSELPGLLPEADVVVLTVPLTSDTTGLVDAEFLSRMPDGALLVNVARGKVVDTSALLAELTSGRLRAALDVMEPEPLPADHPLWNAPNLIITPHAAGSIAQSGPRAFALVNAQVRRYVAGEDLVNVVKDAH